A segment of the Deltaproteobacteria bacterium genome:
GAAAAATATTTTGGGCTCGCAGGCGGACTAGCCGCCGCCGACCTAACTTGGTTGGCCTGAGACGTTTGCTTTATCGAATATCCAGGGGAGAAAGTAAGATGACCGAAGATGATATTGAAAATGATAATATGGATGACGATGAAGAGAGTGATGATCTCCAGGAATTCAGCATAAAAGAACTGGGCCAGGCGGGTAGTACAAACCAGACAGGTTTAGATCGTGAGATCTTCATTGAGGAAAGGAAGATCCCAAACCTGGCAGAAATCGTAGCAATCGCCAATAAAGCTGACCGGCCCATCAGTATTGAAGATTGTGTGCTTGACAAGACGCGGATTGATGCAGCCAATATTGACATATTTATTGATGAGTCGGTCTTTGCAGGAGAAGCCGAGTCCAAAAATGCCGTATTTGGCGGAAAACTGGTTCTAACGGATACAATCTTTGAAGAAAATGCGGACTTTGGCGCCGCCACCTTCCAGGCGGAAGTAAGCTTTGACGAATGTGTTTTCCAAAATGAGGTCAGCTTTGCCGGCGCCAGAGTTGAGCATGGCGCCTCCTTTACGTCCTGTAATTTTCAAAAAGAGATCACATTTGATCATGCCTCATTTGCAGGCAAGGTCAGTTTCAGTGAATCAACCTTCCGAAAAAAGGTCACGTGCACAGATGCTCTTTTCTGGAAAGAGGTCGATCTCAGAGACGTGAAGTTTAAGGAGGGTCTCGATACGACCGGTTCAAACCTTGAGGATATGATAGAAGTTGCTCGGCAGGCGCCAAGGAGTCAGCAAAAAAAGCCCCGGGAAAAGGCCAAACCAAGAAAAACCGAGTTTAATCCATGGGGTGAACTGGACAAAGTATCCAAGAAAAACCTAAGCTGCAGACAGATCCTGCGTGGTGTTTTCAGGTTCTTACCGGAAAAGAAGAATGAGTGACCAGCCCGCAATGCCCTGCCGCACTCGCATCCAACATTCTTGATAACCCTCCGCGTTCTTTGGGAACAAAGCCCATAACCCTTTGCCACACCTCTTCATCCTCCATGCAAAAATAGATCATTACTCCAGGGGCCATCTCTCTAATCCAGGTCGCCATTCTTTGATAGAGCTCAATGCGCAGGGGCTT
Coding sequences within it:
- a CDS encoding pentapeptide repeat-containing protein, whose product is MTEDDIENDNMDDDEESDDLQEFSIKELGQAGSTNQTGLDREIFIEERKIPNLAEIVAIANKADRPISIEDCVLDKTRIDAANIDIFIDESVFAGEAESKNAVFGGKLVLTDTIFEENADFGAATFQAEVSFDECVFQNEVSFAGARVEHGASFTSCNFQKEITFDHASFAGKVSFSESTFRKKVTCTDALFWKEVDLRDVKFKEGLDTTGSNLEDMIEVARQAPRSQQKKPREKAKPRKTEFNPWGELDKVSKKNLSCRQILRGVFRFLPEKKNE